From Bombina bombina isolate aBomBom1 chromosome 1, aBomBom1.pri, whole genome shotgun sequence:
AATCTTGTGGAGTCTCGTCCTTGAGGAAGAAGTTACAGCTGTGAAAGTTCCCAGTATCAGTTGGTGAGCAATACATACTATAGTACAGGTTATGTACAATTTTAGAAAAAGGAGAATAGGTTAATGAATTGAATTGGGGATTTGGGGGGAACAGAAAAAGAACATATCAAATTGGATTCAGTCTTCTACTTCAAATCATGTAATTTATAGAGTATTCTCAAACATATTGCTGCAGTCTCTTTGCTACTACTGTATTATCTGATTTATACAAGAAGTTCAAATGAATCGCCTACGGGGCCTTTGGCTTTACAATAGGAAGGAATAAGGTTACAAAAAAGAAGACCAGGTTGATGTTTTGCAATCTGTTCAGGAGAAGCCTCGCTGTTAAACGCACAAGAAACACAATCTGAtttagtagaatgggctgtaattatTTTGGGGAAAACTTTTCCGCCTCCAAGTACCTTACGTATCCACTGTTTAAACCAGGAACCTAAAATAAAAGCTGAAGCCATCTGATGCAAACAAGGAGTAgggaaaataacaaataaactaaagGATTGTCTAAAAAATCTTTTGGGTTGGAAAACataaaggaactacaatttcctgatgaaTTGTTTCCAATTCAATTGTTTCcaaataattaccttgtatctcagatcttttgacacacttgcatttcaggcaattaatgctgactcttaaataactccacatttatatgaaacacatgaaataacaccctctagatgtgaaaaactttcaaatgcattcagataagaggcggccttcaagggcttagaaattagcatatgaccctacctaggtttagctttcaactgagaataccaagataataaagcaaatttgatgataatagtaaatagaaagttttttaaaattacatgccctatctgaatcattaaagtttaatttggactttactatccctttaatttgtattatataaCCATTTACAGTTACTTTATCAATAACTTCTTTGTTGTAAAAGCACGGCATTGTCATAATTTTAATTCTCATTCCAGATCAAGAACAATATGGCAGCAGTGGACAGTTTCCACTTGTTATACCGGGAGATAGCAAGGTGCTGCCACACACACATGGAGTTTCTAGCTGTAGTAGGAGCATTTTACACAGCTCGGAAAGGCCTCCACTTAGTGGGTGGATGCTGCAGTCTCCTTTGGTCAAATGTCACCCCTCTTCTGCTCAGCAGGAACAGTGTAATCAAACAATATGGAGAGTGGGCTGTAGTAACCGGTGAGAGCTAGGATTTAATGCATTTACAGTACTGAAATTCAACTTATTCCGCAACATAGTGATAATAGATAAAAActgaaaaaagtaaaagaaattacAAGTATTACTGAGCAATAATAGTTTTATTTCTATAAAAGTTTAGTGAGTGGTTTCCGCATAAAAAATCTACTGTGACACACATAGCTAATGTCCTGGGCCCATTAAATACTTTGGCCTATGCCCCATGGCAGGCACTACAAGTATCACATTAACAGGAATCACACCTAGAACACTACATATGGCAGTGCAAGGCAGGTAATGATCTACTAAACTTTGTAAAAATGTGTGCTACAGTATTGCTACATTCATAGCTTGTGTCTTTTTTTAAAGGTTTACATGTCTTAAAGAAACAAAATACCAGTAGAAGTTGAAAGAAAAATCTGCTTCCTGTAGGGACTTGCCATCACCCCCTTAACATCATTGTTTCAATACCTCACAAAGCAAAAACACCTTAATAGCTAGGCACCAGAGACTGCCCCGGGGCAAAACCCTTAACTGCTATGTCCCTGCATGCACCAACTCAAAATAATAAACTTTCAATAGCAATGAAACCTAAAATCTAAATAACCACTTTAACACCCCCCTTCCCTAACCTCTGCTTGACGTCATGAATCTTTGAAGcccaaaataataatttaaaacaataaagtTTTTTCTTCATAATGGATCCTTCATTTTTTCAATTATCCCCTGGCACATCTGACTTCCCTTCAGTGGGCCCCAGTTATTTAAAGAAGAGACCATCAACAAGGTGTTCTCAGAGGTACTAGTGCTGGGAGTATTCATCGCAGTTAAAGATTAATGTTATCGGGGCTCAGGGTCATGGTGATTTTACGTGATTATAGTGTTTTTGTGCTGTGGTGCTTAAGTTCATAATAATATAAATCCTCTATCCTACTACGtttaaaatagacctttatttATTTCAGCATTGGGTCTAAAAAGATCAGCCGCATTTAAGGCTCAACAAATGCCCTTGCTCATGCttgattattttctatgtttagatTTGGTCAGCCTCCTCCTAGTACTGCAATGCAGTGCTGTTTCTAGATTGTTATTTTGGGGCTCAGGTTCATACCTGTTAAAGTTTTGGGTTCTGAGGAATCGGGGTGATAGCAATTAAGGGCTTTGTTTTTCTCTATGACCAGCTGTTAAGTCTTGCTTCTGTTTAGTGCAGGTAAAAAGTGGTCTCTAAATATTAACAaccaggggccccattacatatgcggcagcgcccgcaaaagccagcgatgccggtttttgcgcgggtttggtatcctatatacagcaccacatataaatgcggcacgtatatttcacccatcgcacgcaatttttactcccataagataacatgggaccgcgtcacaCTGAGTATGGGAGcgccgtaactcccgaaaatgtctgcaaaaataaactaacacctaacgcatgcgcaatgtctatctacctgtcaaccacaatccccaccgcaataactaatagtgtattaacccctatattcgccatcaaacccacaccgcaaataactaaattattaacccctaaatccgccaaccccaacatcgcaaactacctattaaaactgttaacccctaaaccgccaaagcccacaatgcaataaacctaacccctaacctaacccccctaacctagcacccaaATTACcttatttacaaaatactaaagttactattaaattagaaaaaaacaaacactactttaaaaatacaaataaactaagtataaatgaaagggacagtctaatcaaaattctggagtagactgtccctttaagatacaattacagaaaataaaaaaatctaagattacagaaaataaaaaagaaaattaccaaattttacaaaaattatacctaatttctatgaaaataaagaagcccccaaaataaaaacaccccctactctaataaactacctgtagccattaaaagggctttttgcagggcattgccccaagataatcagctcttttacaagaaaatacacaaccccccctaacagtaaaaccccccactcaccaaaccccccccaaataaaataacctaacactaaaaacactaaactacccattgccctgaaaagggcatttgttgggcattgcccttaaaagggcattcagctcttttactgcccaccctatctaaataaaataaaaaaaaaacaaaaaaccctttaaaaaccctaagtctaagccccagattgctactcaccgttcctgaagtccggtggagaaggtcctgttccaggcggtgaagtcttcttccaagcggcgacctcttctttcttcttcctggaacatccttcacggagcggagctgaagactgaagaccggcgaccctggaactgaagactggcgaccgcggagccatggagcgtggaggatcctcttcgttcgATCTTCTccacacactggatagagaattcaagggacgcaattaaaaatggcgtcccttgaattcctattggctgatttgattcttcaaattcaaatcagccaataggatgaaagctactcaaatcctattggctaatttgaacatccaataggatttgagagagctactgaaattctattggctatttaaatcagccaatagaatctttaggggcatcaagctccatttggagcttgataattcggccgccAAGTGTAAGCAACAATATCTcatgttatttaggcaatatttacatgtcataatacagcttatacatgtaagctaaaggaagttttatattgtttgtaacatttttgtatacattataccatcagaaagatagcatagtactgtaatcagatatgtaatagttgttgttttaaataaatgtagaccattatttacattttaaaacacaaaaatctaactaaagacacaggcagagaagattgtaacAGGCGAGGAAAAATAGTAATtattgatcattttattttaattttttaaatattatttaataaggttggatttcagaataagtttggattttataATTCCGGATATGTGAATTTGTACCTGTAATTTAAAACAAAGCAACTTATTTTGGTCTGCCTACAAGTGTcaatattaaccctttcgtgtcagggctaaagtgcctacatcggaacaactgttccgatgtagacaaattgaaaccacgcgatcgtgcacacgattgcgagatttcaattattggatcgcgtctggggggcgtctcTACAACCCTAGGAACGTCCCCAAGACCGCaatcaagtcctgacagcacagaaggcttcaggacagcagtTAGCtaagacgttctattccgtcataacggctttaaagcccagtctaattatgacggaatagaacggcataacggctttaaaaggttaattatAGTAATAACTTCTTTTGGTCTGCCTGCAAGTGTCAATATTAATTATAGTAATAACTTCTTTTGGTCTGCCTGCAAGTGTCAAtattaattatagtaataataataaaaactcacCCAGCTTACTATCTTACACAGTCCAAgagtgagcacagcacagaggtccgggtgcacaggagaccaggggcactgccacagccccccaataatctgtcaatggtatacacaaagaggaactccagcactccagtattagaaaaaggcaattttattaagCTAAATACCCTCCTCTAGGCGCCAAAAATGCACCTACATTGGGGAATTGTCTCCCTCTAGTGGTTACTTGTGGTCACTATACCAAATGTATATACTATTTCCTAAGTGATATATATtgctacatataaacacattacattATGCTTACAACTATACAGGAATATACAACAATATCAAAAATGCATAAATGTGTGACAAATGCCTAAATGTATGAAAAATCTTATCTACAAATGTATAAAAGaattattttgtaaaacaaatgtttaaaaaatatatatgaagatgcagatatctatattttttgtatgttttactctACTCAATTAATATAGGTTCACTTACTCAAAGCTCATTTTCCAAAATCATATTGCTATTTGGATAATCATAGGGGGAATATATGGAAAAGCAGACTTATATTATGTTCAAATTTTATTATGCAATATTATACCCTTGGATAAACTACTTGGATAAACTACTAAAAGAAATATGCTCCTTGGAGGAAGTGATGCTTTagaataaactttagaaaaaacataatacttttagaaaaaacaagacaagtcataatctctattgagacccctaggttgaagtgtagctagttggtgtatccaccacatttccctttgttggaggagacgttccctatccattccatttctattggggcctacatggtctattatctgccacctcatctggctgacacTATGTCCTTTCTCTAGGAAATGACTTGAGACTGGGGCATCTTTGTTATTACACCTAATGTTcgatctgtgctgactcatacggTCACGGGCCTTGCGAGTAGTCTCGCCGATATAAACCaaggaacatgggcattttataaggtaaattacatgagttgtcTCGCAGGTATAGAAGCCTTTGATATTGTATTTCCTACCACTTTGAGGGTGGTGGAAATTCTCTCCTTTAATGATCGAATGGCAACTCATGCAATTGTAACAGGGGAACGTACCTACTCTCTTTTTCCCAGTGATTGTCTGCTGTATTTTACCTGTGGTCCCCAAGTCTGTTTTAACAAGCTGGTCTCTTAGGCTCTTGacccttttataggccatgagtggtggttttttaaaatatgtaactcCCTTGTTGCATTCCTCTAAAATATGCCAATTTTGGCGTATTAGTTTAGCAATTTTGTTACTGAGTGGATTATATTGGCTCACAAAAACCATTCTATCCATATTCTTGTCTGTGTTCCTACTCCTAGTTTTATCCAATTCAGTAAGTGTATTATCCAATAATTTGTCAGGGTATCCCCTATTAGTgaatttttctttcatttctttgaACCTATGGGATTTCCTGTCATTAGAGCTTACAATCCTATCTACTCTGAGTAGTTGGCTTCTAGGAAGTGACTCTATCAAATTTCGGGGGTGAAAACTATTATACAGAAGGAGgttatttttgtctgtttctttACAGTGTAAATCAAACTCTAAAAGTCTACCCGCTTTGATGACTTTCGTGTCTAAAAAGGCTACATATTCCTCACTGTAATTTACAGTGAATTCTAAACCTCTTACTTCTGTATTCAGCTCTTTAACGAACTGTAGGAGGGACTCCacgttgccccaccatacgccaaacacatcatcaatgtagcggagccATACTGCCCCATACTTTCTAAACAATGCATTTTGATATACACAATTTTCCTCAATTTccttcatgaagagattggcgtatgatggggcaacgttggagcccatagcagtgccTCTTATCTGGACATACCACTGGTCCTGAAACAAAAAGTAGTTCCAGTAAAGGATCAATCTCAAAAGATCTTCAATAAAATTAACCTGACCATGACCATATCCCCTGTCCACCATCAATGTCTTCCTTATAACAGCTatccctgtttcatgttttatagaggtgtaaagacttttcacatccatggtgaacaggagataTTTGTCACTGGGAAATTCCAGGGCCCTTGTTTTTTCCAGAAAGTggttggtgtcttttaaataactTGCCATCTTAATGACTTCtggctgaagtattctatcaaggAACCTGGAAATATTGGTATATACCGAGTCCACactcgagacaataggtctccctggtggtctctgactgtccttgtggactttgggtacagtatagaaGATAGGGTTGCGTGGATTATTAACACTTAGAAAATCCATAAGTTTGTTATCTATGATGTTTCTATCTACTGCTCTCTGTAAAATGCctgtaatttccttctgtataatatTTAATGGATTCTGTTTCAGTGTCTCATATGTATCCCTATCTCCTAATTGTGATAGTGCCTCCTTGATATAATATGCTCTGTCCATAATGACAGTTGCACCGCCTTTATCAGCCCCCTTGAATATGATGTCACTATTATTCTTAAGGTtctctaatgaatttttatctGTTTTTGAAAAGTTAGATAATTCAATTCTATTACCTTTGTGCCAAGTTTTTGAATGGTCTTTTTTCTTGTATTGGTCTTTAAATTGTGCCACCCCATTTTGTATCAATttgataaaggtattaaccccatgtTCACTTATATTAGGGTTGAACTTACTCTTTTTCCTAAGGTTAAGATTTTTAAGGGACCATTCATTGGCTGTATCTGCAACATATACCTCTTTACCACAATTCTGCTGTTGAAAccaaatttttaatttaatgttacgaaaaaatctatataaatcttTATCCATTTCAAAAAAATTGGTGTTACGGTAAGGGCAAAAGGATAATCCCTTATTAAGCATTTTACTTTCTTCCTCAGTTATTACATAGGAGGAGGCATTAATGACAATGTCCTTAGGTGCAGTACAACTACTCACAAAGTCCTTTGTCAGTACTTCTTCTTCTTCTGCCCCCTCCGTGCTGATCTCCGTACTTCTCCTTTTTTGTCCGCGGTGTTTCTTGCCTGCCCTGCGGTTCCGGCGCTTTCCTCGCTGCTTGACGTCTCCAAAGGGGAGGACTGTGATGACGTCTCTTGGTTGCTTGACGTTCCTGACGCTTTGCTCTGATGCAATCTTCGTTGGCCGTATCTGCGTCTCCCCCTGGGTCCTACTGCGTCCCGGTTTCCCTGGTTACCACGCCAACGGTACACTCTGCCTGAGCGATAGTCGTCCTCATCCCTTTGGAACTTTGTGCgctttgtttcttttattattttttgttcctcCGCCACTTTTGTTGCGATCCTGTTCTCCATTTCGTTGAACTCCTCCACTGTCATGGTGGTAAGTAGCTCTTCTTTATGTTTTGCGATAGCTACTTTTTGCAGCTCCATTTCTTCCTGTAGGGACTCGACTGTCCAAACCATGATGTCATAGGAGCATTTATTCAGGATTGCCTCAAACTTGTCACAGTACTTTTTGTTATTACTCAGAAGGTAGGGCATGTATTCATGCGGAGACCTCTAGGGATCCTCTTTACCCTGTAGTACTCTGCTAATGTGGTAGCGTGCAGTTCCCATTTCATCTGCTTGAATATTAACTTTTCATATTCCTTATTGGTAGTTTCTCCCGGAGTGGTTCTCAGGAAGTCTCTTGGGCCCTTCATAAGGGCTGTGATTCTGGCTGCATCTATTTCATTATAGGCAAACATGTAGATAGGATTGTAAGCTCTAATGACAGGAAATCCCATAGGTtcaaagaaatgaaagaaaaattcACTAATAGGGGATACCCTGACAAATTATTGGATAATACACTTACTGAATTGGATAAAACTAGGAGTAGGAACACAGACAAGAATATGGATAGAATGGTTTTTGTGAGCCAATATAATCCACTCAGTAACAAAATTGCTAAACTAATACGCCAAAATTGGCATATTTTAGAGGAATGCAACAAGGgagttacatattttaaaaaaccaccactcatggcctataaaagggtCAAGAGCCTAAGAGACCAGCTTGTTAAAACAGACTTGGGGACCACAGGTAAAATAGAGCAGACAATCACTGGGAAAAAGAGAGTAGGTACGTTCCCCTGTTACAATTGCATGAGTTGCCATTCGATCATTAAAGGAGAGAATTTCCACCACCCTCAAAGTGGTAGGAAATACAATATCAAAGGCTTCTATACCTGCGAgacaactcatgtaatttaccttataaaatgcccatgttccttGGTTTATATCGGCGAGACTACTCGCAAGGCCCGTGAccgtatgagtcagcacagatcgAACATTAGGTGTAATAACAAAGATGCCCCAGTCTCAAGTCATTTCCTAGAGAAAGGACATAgtgtcagccagatgaggtggcagataatagaccatgtaggccccaatagaaatggaatggatagggaacgtctcctccaacaaagggaaatgtggtggatacaccaactagctacacttcaacctaggggtctcaatagagattatgacttgtcttgttttttctaaaagtattatgttttttctaaagtttattctAAAGCATCACTTCCTCCAAGGAGCATATTTCTTTTAGTAGTTTATCCAAGTAGTTTATCCAAGGGTATAATATTGCATAATAAAATTTGAACATAATATAAGTCTGCTTTTCCATATATTCCCCCTATGATTATCCAAATAGCAATATGATTTTGGAAAATGAGCTTTGAGTAAGTGAACCTATATTAATTGAGTagagtaaaacatacaaaaaatatagatatctgcatcttcatatatattttttaaacatttgttttacaaaataattCTTTTATACATTTGTAGATAAGATTTTTCATACATTTAGGCATTTGTCACACATTTATGCATTTTTGATATTGTTGTATATTCCTGTATAGTTGTAAGCATaatgtaatgtgtttatatgtagcaATATATATCACTTAGGAAATAGTATATACATTTGGTATAGTGACCACAAGTAACCACTAGAGGGAGACAATTCCCCAATGTAGGTGCATTTTTGGCGCCTAGAGGAGGGTATTTAGcttaataaaattgcctttttctaatactggagtgctggagttcctctttgtgtatACCATTGACAGCTTACTATCTTACATTAGAACTAAACAAATAAAGACCAGCACACCAAATTATCACTAGACTTCAAAATCCATTGTTTATTGCTTAGAATTGTCTTCTTCCCACCAGGAGCCACTGATGGCATTGGTAAAGCATATGCAGAAGAGCTGGCGAGCCGTGGTTTTAATATCATTCTGATCAGTCACAGCAGTGAGAAGTTAAATATCATTTCTGAAGCTATTGTGAAAACCTACGGAGTGAGGACCATCTGCATGGAGGTGGATTTTAATCAAGATCATGGTGTGTACACCGATATTAAGGAAGCCTTGAAAAAGACAGATGTGGGGATTTTGGTGAACAGTGTTGAGATGATCCATGAGTACCCCCAGTTTTTTACAGAGACCCCTGAAGACAGACTGTTTGAGTTAATCAATTGCAACATTGCTGCAGTCACAATGATGGTGCACACAGTTCTACCTGGTATGGTAGAAAGAAAGAGAGGAGCCATTGTCAATGTGTCTTCAGTGTCCTGCTGTAAACTTGCTCCTCAGATGGCTGTGTATTCTGCATCCAATGTAAGTCACTCATGGTATATGTGAGCTATGTAAttgcagatattaaagggacattatacactagatttttctttgcatgttttgtagctgatccatttatatagcccatacagtttgtttgtttttgtaaatgtatagtttagcttattttttaaataacattccgctgattttcagactcctaaccaagtcccaaagttttaggagtatactgatgtatacctactccagcttgctcctgtttgtgtaaagggtcttttcatatgcagggggaggggggtgtctgctttcactgggtgttctaGTCAACCTAATctaaagtgctaaactgggagcttctaagtaagtttttaaacagttttatactggatttttatatcagtatctgtgcatcttattctttatagtagtgtctattacatgcagttatatgaaaattggtgtatactgtccctttaaccatttggtTCATCCAGTCTATCTTTTTCTAAAACATGTTTTGAACCAAGGATTTCTTGAGATCATGTTGGTTACATTATTTCTACAGATAGGACCGACACAGTACTTAGGAGTAATTAACAGGACATATATGAAAGGACAGTAGTTAAAGTGAATTTAAACTGCATCTAGGAAGTGTGCGTGTGTTGGTATCTGATGCTCACTAGCAGATAGGGACACAATTTTTAACATCACAAAGCACATTACTACATTATGAAATATTCTCTAtttaatagaacaaagaaaatatgagtacattgtccctttaagactggttTGGTCAGCAAGATGCCATATGAGATGCAGTTGCTGAACTCAAATCTTACAGTGGCATTGACATATGAAGGATTCAAGCCTACAtccattaaaggggcattgtaataAGAAAAGTGTTCTATgtccaatataaaatatatttcagaatgttataaagtgaattgttttttgttgtaaaataataTGCTCAATAAACCAACTTTgctgttgtccctaacatcaatGAGCAATCCACACCTAGGTTCCAGCTGTACTAAAACATGAATTTTACATAGCTTTTACTGTTTAACTGCAGTTTTTTTATGTGCAGGATATAACATTGTAGTTCTATGTCTCTAAAAGGATTCAGTTTCTTAAGTTGAGGATGCAGTTTGAGAtgatgcaagttaaagggacataaaagtgcaaaacgaaAGTGATCTAATGCAAACGTGCTATAATAACATGATCGTATTATGTATTTaagccctgcaaaggggttaaacatatagtgaaagtcagctccaaagcagcaatgcagtactggaatGTAACGgacaagccaatcacaagaggcatatattacatattcaccaatcatcagctagctaccagtagtgcattgctactcttcaACCtatgtttcattttgatttttgtgTCTCTTAATCCCTCCACCACTTCCTGGACTGATttgtcaggatgattgacaagcccagtTCAAATGTGCATGAGCAGAAGGAGGGACAACACAAATGAatacttttgcaatgttaaatactaGTTCCAAATGGGGGTGGATAGGTTCCCCGGCTGAAAAGATTGTCCATCCTCCACTTGATAAATGGGGCCTTAATAAAAAATTCACTGTGAAAAAAAATAGTGCAGCACAGAATTAACAATTTCCCTTTCTTTCACTTATGACCTACTCGAAGCCCTGATAATTTATTTGTTCTCCATTTATCCCTAGGTGCCTTTTCTTAGATTACTAACTTTAGATTTTTGTTCAGGCTTATCTAGAAAGCTTCAGCAGAATGTTGGAGAAGGAACTGTCTCCAAAAGGAATCTTTGTACAGTCACTTATACCACTATGTGTGG
This genomic window contains:
- the HSDL1 gene encoding inactive hydroxysteroid dehydrogenase-like protein 1, giving the protein MAAVDSFHLLYREIARCCHTHMEFLAVVGAFYTARKGLHLVGGCCSLLWSNVTPLLLSRNSVIKQYGEWAVVTGATDGIGKAYAEELASRGFNIILISHSSEKLNIISEAIVKTYGVRTICMEVDFNQDHGVYTDIKEALKKTDVGILVNSVEMIHEYPQFFTETPEDRLFELINCNIAAVTMMVHTVLPGMVERKRGAIVNVSSVSCCKLAPQMAVYSASNAYLESFSRMLEKELSPKGIFVQSLIPLCVGNKQSASCGVLHRLPFLVPSPEVYAHHAVRTLGITNRTTGYWAHSLQLLLSRLFPGWMCRAVGQLLSGSPLHP